Genomic segment of Dunckerocampus dactyliophorus isolate RoL2022-P2 chromosome 13, RoL_Ddac_1.1, whole genome shotgun sequence:
ACATCTAGAACACAATCACTGGTTAGACACAGCAGTTCCCAGAGACTGCAGTTGAAATCTCACATATAGAACTGTCCATTCTAGAACTTCAACCTCTGATACTGTTGTTTAAAACTTGCAAATCTAGAAATTTTACTTCTGAAGTTTTAAACAGCAGGCAGTATCATAGGTTAAAGTTCGAGATGTGAGTACTCTCGCATCTAGACAGCCCATTCTGGAACTTTAACCTTTGTGTCTCCAACTTGCACATCTCGAGCTGTATTGTTAGAAGATACAGCAGTCCCAGAGATTACAGTTCTAGAGTCTTAGACGCTCACATCTCACAGTGGCCTTGGTcgctctccggccaccccaggGGCCACTCCCATGGCTgtgggacaattttgacaaatgcggctctgtggtgcagaacattagttcagcctaaccggtgtttccgcttggacgcatttcactgcagcacacaacttttcgtgtggaggagctgtcaataaaacagcgtcttgcatgaactgcaagcggtaggtaagttttccatgatgattttggtcggttccggtcaaattttgtcactatgttgactttgacttcgattctgaagcgtgattcagcacataaatatGTCAATATTTATGTgctgtaaaccaaggagtctagagttaaaacaggagtatCCACTTCCTTATTATGTCCTGCACgtgtttggccgccatgatggggacCAGAATCCataaactatgcattgaaaacatgtccttggcacactgctcagctattcaTTGCTCTAATAAACGGTCCAAAAGtggtggcggagctacggggtggccactCCTGGTcgctctccggccaccccactggccatccaGACAATTCAGGACCAttacccctatgtgagtaatggtctcaccttggccaccccaataaaaaatgtctggctccgccactggcaTCTCAGAGGTTAGTTAACGTTCTAGATGTGAGTACTCTTGCATCTAGAACTGCCCTTTCTAGAACTTTAACTTATGATAACGATGTTGCGAACTTAAATGTAGAACTTGCTGTGAGTACTCTCGCATCTTGAACTTTAACCTCTGATACTGCCTGCTGTTTAAAACTTTCCAGATGGAAGTTCTAGATTTTCAACCGCAGTGTCAGAGGCTGAAGTAGTAATTACCTCCGTCAAGGAgattatgtttttgccagcgttaatctgtttgtttctgttcaaaataacttgaaaggttCTCAATGGATTTGGATACAATTTTCAGGagttgtcggaaatgggatatgaaagtactgattaaattttgggggtgatgcAGATCACGTCTGCATCCAAGAATTTTtctaaaggattctttaacattgcgagataggaccatttttggcctttgtccatataactccacaaaaaatggttcagccacattggagggttttccagcatgaacacctttttaaggtcatgccacagcatctcaataggattcaggtcagaactttgactaggccactccaaagtcttcattttgtttttcttcagccattcagaggtggacttgctggtgtgttttggatcattgtcctgctgcagaacccaagttgctttcagcttgaggtcaccaacagatggccggacattctccttcagcagaattcatggttccatttatcacagcaggtcttccaggtgctgaagcagcaaaaaagccccagaccatcacactaccaccaccatattttactgttggtatgatgttctttctcagaaatgcagtgttacttttacagcagatgtaatgggacacaaaacttccaaaaagtaaaacttttgtcttgtcagaccacagagtattttcccaaaggtcttggggatcatcaagattttttctggcaaaattgagacgagccttaatgttctttttgttcagcagtggttttggtcttgtaactctgccatgcaggccgtttttgtccagtgtctttcttatggtggagtcatgaacactgaccttaactgaggcaagagaggcctgcagttctttggacgttgttgtggggtcttttgtgacctcttggatttgttgttgctgcgctcttggggtcattttggttggccagctacttctgggaaggttcaccactgttttcaCAATTTGCGGATAATGACTCTTACTGTGGTTGGCtgcagtcccaaagctttacatgAATTAATTGCAGTTATGTTATAAgtgggggaatcactttttcacacatagccatgtaggtttggattttattctcccttaataataaaaaaaatcatttaaaaactgcattttgtgttcagttgtgttgtcattgactaatatttaaatgtttgacgatatgaaacatttaagtgtgacaaacatgcaaaaaatgcaaaatcaggaaggggaaaaaacactttttctcacCACTGTATGTTGCTGAGCAATAGACTAACGAGACTCTAAAAAAGCTCACACATACAGAATAGGCCATATACGTAGTCCCATCATGCTCATCTGTCTTGTGGTGATCAACGCTGACCTGTTGGCGCTAAAATGAGCGATGTAAACAAAGACTTGTGTGCTAAGGCGGGGCTggcaaaacatgttttagtgTTAGAAAGACAAACTTCCTGTCTGACTCAACATGGCGTCGTTACTTACTTTCCTGTCCTCATCCACAGCACACAAAAATGGAATTACCTTGTTTTTATTCGAAAGAGGCGGGCTGCAGCCTGATTGGTCAGAGCGTGTCACATGTTTTCTGCTGTTGTCATTCAGAGGAAACGTGACTCATCTGCACGAGTTGACATTTTTCACGCAGGAGCATCCTGCACACTAATAACAGTCATTTAATGTgtcaataaaaggcaaataaactaaacaaaattaAGCTAAACTAtactaaaattatttattttatttacatttatatattatttacagtaaaatacaataaaatattttacagtTGGCCGACATAATGTTGTAGATCCATAATATATTGGATTGTACATCGATCAACAGCTTCACCTCCAAGCACAAGAATGAGTGTCTTTTTGAGGGCGCCACTGCGCTCAGACTTGGACCGCACCAAGTGGAGGGTCAGAGGTCAACAGGACAGCGGTGGTAATGTTAACAAATCAGACcatgtgtttttcttccttCACTGCAGCTCCTGCTACAAGAGATCTCTCAGTGTGAGCAGCAGCTGTTAGCACGGCTGCTGACTactttacaaacacacacacacacacaatgcatgaAGCACTTGTTTCTTTACCAGGGCCATCGGCACACATAATTCACTATAAGCCCCCCCCCCTTAAAAAGTAACTAGCAACTTCTACTCGcacatttcaaatatttttattttcaatatattttttttgttgaactttTAGGAGATTTTTAGACCAATACTTTTGCTCGAGTGCATTATTTTAGTAGTGAAATGATTGCCCGGATTACGTTAGCTGTGCCGTGCGCGCCATCTGGTGACTCAAACTACACATAGCAACAAGACGACGACAAGTCGGTCATGTGACCAAAATCCCGGAAGCGATTCGATGGGCAGCACAACATCAGAATAAACAGACCGACGAGACTTCTTAAACGAACATGGTTCGTTGTTTCATCATCCACACCGTGTGCCAGATTAACGCCCTTGCTCCAGGGGAGAGCAGGGTGCTCTACTCTCGCGTCTTCGGGCCGGACGAGGCTGTATTTCATGCCgggcagcagcagcatcttAACCCGAAGGAGAGGCGACTTCTCTCGGCTGAGAAGCTCGCCGTGGTGGCGCGGTAAATTggtccttttttttcttaatcagTGGAGTGGACCAGAACATAACGTGATTGCGCTAGATTTTTTTGGTCTGTgttagagtcaaaatattaggaaatcTGCAGTCAATTTGCTACAGCATTTTTTGGAAGATCATAGCACTTACTAACATCCAGTCAGACCATTTGAAGGGCATCTATGGTCGTGGTTACCAAACTTTTTAGTCGCGTACCCCTTAAGACATCTGACTGCAAGTCATGTACCCCTTACTCCTGCACATTGAagaaacataaaccacacaatgaaacatctttgttatattattaaatataaaatatgacatattaagtattatttatcttatttttcaactgcacacagAGGCTAATCATTTCAAACTGAGAGGGTTTTAGAGGGGTAAGCTATCTCCTGGCAGTTTTGTCTTCagtttggtgaatttatttgtatttgtatgtgtacTGAGTATttaagtggtgacaagctgtggtaaaCTGTGGTCTTTATGCTGTTATGCTGTGTTTGGTCTGCagcaacatggaaataatcagtgCAATGCAACCAATGTTACGCATAAAggtaataattatgaaaacaaaggcacatatcGTATGGAAATCAGGAAATTAATTCAATATTAGGCTTATTACTAAGCCGAACGGACATACAGTACACCATAACGAGCACATATAGCGTGACATTATGCACAGGACCTAACAGAATTAAacctcacctctgtgcatttacacgcattaacatttgtgaataaggatgaggtgaaaggaagaatagaaaatacatgtTTGCCTGTGCAACGtcggagaaagtcatacacgtAAGTCTCAATCTGCCTCACAcacggtgtgttcaaggaccgtcgaacaaagtgacCGCAATGCCCGAAGAAGACATTATTTGTGAAAGTATAAATTGACTTACACgtgcaaaattttttttttttttttaaacagtcagtgcatccagtcaacaaacaaatgacaggctCAAACAGCTCAGAAAACGCACCAATTAATCACAGCACCACGTcagaagaccagctctcataTATAATAACAATGTATAATATAAACGGAAATCTTCAAGACTAAAAACTTTTAATGCATAATGTCATCTTCAAAatcacttatttgttcatctgaacgcacacagaacagtGAACCACTTCATGCTCTCACCTTTGTTCTGCACCGTACAactgtggctgttcacatgaggcgttcgaGTGCATTATGTAAATTTCAGTGTTCGGCCCTAATGTAGTGAAGgagtttttaattttcattcacGTGCCCCCTGCGGCAAtgtgcgtaccccactttgggaacctcggATCTCGGGTATTTCTCGGGTATTGCTCTGGCATGCTGTGATGTACTAAGCAGCAGTAACAGTttcttcttaaaggaaaactctgctttttttggaattttgcccatcatccacaatccctgtcagacatgaacacacatctttctctttgctGTGCTTTCTATAGATATAAAAACTGATAAAAAGAGGCATCTAATTGAAGCAgtaatgagacacacctattccgcctagaaagcgcgctattaaaacacctccaaaaacctctaaCAAAGTTTGAtagttttatatacatgtaGTAACAGacacattgatgataacatgtaatacttaaagTATTTTGCCGAATttgggtcattttaagcatgactggaacttccttcctgggcgcctTGATTTCAAATAGCAGCATGTACGCTTACACCTAAcatgaacttttccaaactcaaaaacaaaaacaaagctgcAGCAGCGgcagactaactttttttctcctgggAGCACAGTGGCacctaacttaaaattttaggaagGCAAGCAGAAAATTTACTGGAGCACACCgaaatcgacttgcaaagtaaacgttcacatttcctctcagagaaaagagaaaggcgtgtgttcatgtctcacgtaaagttttcctttaagatgatAACTGAGGAAATGTCTTGTTTGGTCCAGGCAGGTCCACAGTGCTGTCTCCATGTCCCGGGAAGCTTCTGGGCGTCCTCTGATGGAGATGCTGCCCGGCGAGGAGGCGCTGGCTCTGCAGGAGGCCAACAGCGGGGTGGTGCGGCTCCGATCCGGAGACCCCTTTTCTGAGGAGATGAGCGCACTGTGGATTGCCGTGCAAAGTTTGGCTTTTGTGATGGTGTGCGAACCTCACGAGAACCTCATTCTGGCTGAGGGAACCCTCCGGAACCTGATCAGACACTGCCTGGAGCACCTCCACATGCTGGGCCAAGGCAGCGAGGTGAGAAAAAAGTGAACATTTTAAGAGGGCATGGATGCAAGTGTCATCAGGTACACCTCCACGTTCAAATTAGATGAAATACAGAGTTTGATTGAAGatgaagatgtgtagcaaagcctgctaaTTTCcaaagtggtgggcgtatacagGCAGGCTCATTTACCAGGGGCAGATCAGAGGCAGTATTATGTCCGTAAGAAAGGAGGTTTCACCTACAAGACGTCATGAAAAGCGAACGTTTGcacgcctcttctctcaaaagagCGAACAAGTGAAGGAAACAGTAgatctcacgtttggtgctcataaacaagcTCTGGGGACATATTAGGTACCGTAAGAATATCATTATAAAGTCACTTTTTCGTAGCCGGGGACCTTTTTTGTATTGTGACAATATAATGTGTGAATACAttgcctgtcacgataatcgataaatcgattaatcgaacgattaaaaaaaacccaaacaaacaagGTTGTTAATTTTGACGGCCTTGATAaattctatagtggaatgaacagagagagtgaactctcctgtcagccattcaacctctttgtcccagtacgtggaggcggggttactagtgagtggatacagagacccagtgctagcagttagcaagcaaacgctaatatgaacgaaggtaaaaaaagtcaaatgccacagctccagtgtggagatgcagcagagccttcgtcccgacagtcaaggcttactgaggcgtttgatcgacgaagtaaatacataaaatgaaacagcgcaaaatggtatacgctcacagacagtgtcgctcgctacaaaagaaatgcaaactttcaatacggttgaaaagccaacatttcgggaaattttagaaatgtttgacagacggTACGAATtacctgggagaacgtacatgcacatgtcacaaacagcaattcctcaagtgtataaccgagtgaaagaaaACGTGTTGAAGGACAATCAGCAACACTGCATTTTACTGCGCCACTACAGATATGTGgctcagctcaaatatgacccgcTACATTagttaacaatacactacataactgtgtgcgtgtgtgaggtttttttttttgtcttaacagAGACACGGACTATACAggcacaggtacactatacttgagtaccatcacaaattgtgaattacacctcatgacaataattataatgaaaaaatggtctcaaagaTGTCGATAGTATTGATTATcggcgataatttgtagcacaatcatcaaccagcaaaatttgttatcgtgacaggcctatgtggGGGACAAAAAATCTCTTATTTCACCTTGTTCAGGTTCTACTGAAGAGCAACCGCATCGACGTTCTCCTTAGTCGTCTGCTTCCTCACGGCCAGCTACTCTTCCTCAACCACCGCTTTGCTCAGAGTCTGGAGAAGGACGTGTTGGCCGACATGAACAAATGAGCATGGTGATTGGCTGACTTGGTGCCGCCATGTTGGACCAGCAGACCTCCGCTTTGAGACTCCTTGCTAGCTTTTGTAGCATGCCACAGAGCTACAGCTACATGTCCTCAGTACTGATTggctgagaagaagaagaagaacagccTGCTAGACGCTGCAGGAGGTCTGTATGTATTTGTGACTCTATGCACAgcacattatactgtatgtgtcacatTAAAGCAGCGGCAACACAGGTGATTAACATCTGAAGTGTTACCATGCTGACAGTTTTAATATGCAACTGTCAGTCTGTCTTTGGAGTGtaaaaaatgataactttaacTGAAACTTTAAATAACCTGGTTGATGCAGCAAGACAGTTTAACACGGCAATATGTCTCATTTTCCCACATTAATAAGTACAAATAAACCAGTTTATAATTAAACTTTAATCTTCAAATATTGaattatagaaaataataattgttaGCAAAAAACCCCCAAGTAAACCATATAACCAATAATAATTTTCAATTAAAGTAAGTTAATTAAAATCCCCGTATGATCAGTtatgcatccatccatattctataccccttctcctctttagggtcacgtgggcatgctggagcctatcccaggtgacttcgggcgacaggcggggtacaccctggactggtcgtcagccattcacagggcacatatagacaaacaaccattcatactcacattcatacctatggacaatttagagtcaccaattaacctaacatgcatgtttttggaatgtgggaggaaaccggagtacccggacaaaacccacacacgcacggggagaacatgcaaactcccaagggagaatcgaacccaggtcttcccgacctccagactgttactgtgttggccaacatgctaaccactagaccaccatgtggCATGATCTGTTATGAAAGGCTCCAATCTGGAGGATCTATCTATGCTACAATGCAGGACTTGACCGCTAGAGGGCAGTGTGTCGCCATCCAGGTTGAGAGCTGACAAAtgcatcaaaaaataaataaaaagcattgACTAAATGCTTTGCTGTGACTTGCAAACAGTCGGAAGTGAGGCTTGCCGACATCAAATAAACAGTTTGTTTTCATGTGCAGTTTGTAATTACGTCCAATTAATGACGCGCGCCGCAGGAAGTTGTTTCTTAAACAGCTGTTTAGATTAAATGGATGAGTGGCTGGCAAGCGGAGATTAAAATCACACTTTTGCTTCCCTCCCTTTTCCCTTCTTCTCTGTGACACTGCAGCATGCTGCATGTCACAACTGCGCATAAACGCTTGGATGAGAAGGCTGGAAAGTTCTTTAGGGGGGTAAAGCTGCCTGTCACTATTATAAAAGGTTTATTAAATGTACAGGCAACGTTTGAAATCATAGTTTAACATTCTTAAGTgccatacaagcgtaaaaagaagtgaagcagtgttaaTAGGAGAAATGTTAACTTTGCTAACAAGGGATTACGCGTGTGGTGACtcatgtcacttcctgccccTATTCTTCTTCTCTACttacacaaaaaagccaaagaaaaagcaaaaagttgACCCTTTGATACTCATTGAACTCGGCTCTTGTTTTTGCGTTGGCGGTTCGAGCTAGTAATTTACAAGTCAAAGATGACGggagggctctgctgtttttaaggatttacTGTAATAGCGTAAGTTAACGATCCTCtgtgtgacaggagcactctgctgtttttgagcatCTACTGCCAAAAACactagttaaagatcctctCTTGGGCAGTagctctttgctgtttttaaggatctactgcaaaatgacagtcaaagatcctatttATGATAggagccctctgctgtttttgatcaTCTACTGCCAAAACgctagttaaagatcctctattggACAGTAGCtctttttaaggatctactgcaaaaatgccagtcaaagatcctgtgtaCGACGGGAATGCTCGGCTGTTTTCAAGGATCTATCtactgtgaaaaaaatgtctggtATGACGGGGatgtgttgctgtttttaaggatctactgcaaaaacactagtcaatgATATTGTATATGACggaagtgctctgctgtttttaaggttcTATTGCAAACATtccagtcaaagatcccctatatgacaggaaagctctgctgtctttaaggatctactgcaaaaacacccatTAAGGAtcccaactttttttcccacggaccagctcgtgttcccacaaatctgggGCGGGTCCAACATTATAGAGATGTAATGTTTCTTATTtaatatgtattgtgtaaaactaagacagtaacaacatcaaattaaaagcacaaaatgaatacagacccaccatccaccagtacgagcctggaggctttttttccagagagaagattattacgttgctgtttgatgtgtgtggtaaaaggaaGTGTGCTGGCagttaacttgaggttgtgcaccaacaaatatgcacattatcgCTCGATAACATCATCACAACTCACCTTTCTGCATTCCcacgtagtatcagcatttgagaccaggtgaaagaaaaacggtgaaaatacagtacagtagtctatctgtgcagtgtgggagaaagcacacgcacaatggtgcattcaaggacaatCGTGGGACGGATCGCCGCTCGCATCAGACATCATACACATGCAAAAGCTATGGGATATGTatctgtgtattattattaaaataatggcccatatttccaaaattgatatgcattcatATCAAATTGCTGATGCTCTATGTACagaagcgctctgctgtttttaggaatcttgTGCAACCACAACAAGAGCAGGGCTATCTCTTTGCCGGTCTGGTGTTATTCAATGGCCCGCGTGCTGCCAGTCGGACAGCAGAAGAAGAGATGGAGCATGTGCATAAAGTGTGCAGTTGATTGGATCTGGGACATTTTCAGGCTCACAAAACATTCTTTTGTGGATTCCCCAAAAACGTTTCAGGGTGGACAGGGCTTCTTTACCGTTGCCCTCGTCCCACCCCGCCCTGACATCCCCTCCTCCTGAGAGGGATGATGGGTCCAAAGCCGACAATGTCACAGTCCATCTCCATCCCGTCTTCCCTTCTAGCAGCAGCTGCCTGAAGCTccaacaaaagaagaaaaaaacatttttctctcaAATGTGCAGAGTGGTCATTGAATACGCACGCTTTAAGGACTTTTCAGGCTAATATTTCTCCTTCTCGCGCATCATTAGACGTCTATTGTACCAATGTGGGGAAAATGTGCTGGCTCCCCAGCTGGGACAAGGTATGAATTTCAATGTGAGGCGACGACTCCTTCACTGGAGCTCTGTAGTGGGGCATTAGGTGTGAAATACCTCCTCACTGCTGCACTTCATGCCCTCACATTTCACATTATTCCTCACATGGGCTAAATCTGAGCAAAGGGATGCTCGGCGGTGACCACCATTAACGTCAACAATATCCGCATCCTTCATACTTCATGCAATAAAGCAGCAGTCAGTAACACTGGTTAGCTCTGCCTTAGCGTGAGgtaggattacacaaaaaacacCTAAATTCTATGAAAATCACTGCAGATCGGTTatattttggtgcagatctggacaAAAGTGCGGCTCAAGGCATTCATTGTCATCCTTCGAGTCGCTCCAGCATGAAAATGGCGTCATCCAGTCTGCCCACTGTTCCAGGAAGGTGTCCGCTAACTATCTGAAAACTGAGAAATAAACCAAACATACACTGCTCTgctaatttcatttctattacGTGTTGTTCGTTTTTGCTTCAGGGCTACTGTTGTCCATCATAATAACATCTAAATATAAACTGCGAGTGGTGCACATTTTTTACACGGTAAAGTAACAGCTCTTGTCTGTGTGATAACATTTTCTCTTCAAACAACACtaaacacaaacgttagcagCTGATGCTATTGCCACCAACCATGccaaccatgttgtagtcacgatgctttactttactttactttactgttctctttacttgtcttgcttgcttgctgctgtaacaagtaaatttccccgctgtgggataaataaagtacatacaatacaacagCCAACAGCAGGTGTCCAGGCTGGTCAGCCAGTATTGGAGACTTCCAAAGACCGGTCACCGTGGCAACAAGAGAGCGGCTATTTCTCTTAATACAAGTCATCATAGCATACACATTATATTTCTTTCAGTTAACTGTATTCATAATGTGCCTTTAAAGTTCTTGTTGCGTTTCTGCCATAATGCAGCTAATATATGTGGAATTTTTTGTAAAACATAGCAAcaaacctgccaaaaaaaaacagcgcatCTTCGCGTCTATCAGAATAGAAAGTAGCTCTCTTTTAGCTTCTCTAATCTTacatttacactttttaaaCCCATCCGTCGCAGCCCTCAAATGTTTAATTCCCTGCAACCAAAACAACCTTTACTTTCATATTCattctatttgtttttaattagccAAGAAAAGACCATAAAGGAGGTGCTGTTTGCCTTCAGTGGCATCA
This window contains:
- the ap5s1 gene encoding AP-5 complex subunit sigma-1, whose protein sequence is MVRCFIIHTVCQINALAPGESRVLYSRVFGPDEAVFHAGQQQHLNPKERRLLSAEKLAVVARQVHSAVSMSREASGRPLMEMLPGEEALALQEANSGVVRLRSGDPFSEEMSALWIAVQSLAFVMVCEPHENLILAEGTLRNLIRHCLEHLHMLGQGSEVLLKSNRIDVLLSRLLPHGQLLFLNHRFAQSLEKDVLADMNK